Proteins encoded in a region of the Globicephala melas chromosome 1, mGloMel1.2, whole genome shotgun sequence genome:
- the LOC115863592 gene encoding aflatoxin B1 aldehyde reductase member 2, which yields MLSSLSRAVARAAVRCARTPRPPEARTAATAAAMSRGPRATSGSPVRPATVLGTMEMGRRMDAPASAAAVCAFLERGHTELDTAFMYSDGQSESILGGLGLGLGGGDCKVKIATKANPWEGKSLKPDSLRSQLETSLKRLQCPHVDLFYLHAPDHGTPVEETLRACHQLHQEGKFVELGLSNYAAWEVAEICTLCKSNNWILPTVYQGMYNATTRQVETELFPCIRHFGLRFYAYNPLAGGLLTGKYKYEDKDRKQPVGRFFGTNWAEIYRNRFWKEHHFKAIALVEKALQAAYGPSAPSMTLAALRWMYHHSQLQGAHGDAVILGMSSLEQLEQNLVATEEGPLEPAIVQAFDQAWHLVAHECPSYFR from the exons ATGCTGAGCAGCTTGTCTCGCGCGGTAGCCCGCGCCGCCGTCCGCTGCGCTCGTACCCCCCGGCCACCCGAGGCTCGCACCGCCGCCACCGCAGCCGCCATGTCCCGGGGCCCGCGGGCCACCTCAGGCTCCCCTGTCCGGCCCGCCACCGTGCTGGGCACCATGGAGATGGGGCGCCGCATGGACGCGCCCGCCAGCGCCGCGGCAGTGTGCGCCTTTCTGGAGCGCGGCCACACTGAGCTGGACACGGCCTTCATGTACAGCGACGGCCAGTCCGAGAGCATCCTGGGCGGCCTGGGGCTCGGGCTGGGCGGCGGCGACTGCAAAG TGAAAATCGCTACCAAGGCCAATCCCTGGGAAGGGAAGTCGCTGAAGCCTGATAGCCTCCGGTCCCAGCTGGAGACGTCACTGAAGCGGCTGCAGTGTCCGCACGTTGACCTCTTCTATCTACATGCACCGGACCACGGCACCCCCGTGGAAGAGACACTGCGTGCCTGCCACCAGCTGCACCAGGAG GGCAAGTTTGTGGAGCTTGGCCTCTCCAACTATGCCGCCTGGGAAGTGGCCGAGATCTGTACCCTGTGCAAGAGCAACAACTGGATCCTGCCCACCGTGTACCAG GGCATGTACAACGCCACCACCCGGCAGGTGGAGACAGAGCTCTTCCCCTGCATCAGGCACTTCGGACTGAGGTTCTACGCCTACAACCCTTTGGCTG GGGGCCTGCTGACCGGCAAGTACAAGTATGAGGACAAGGACAGGAAGCAACCTGTGGGCCGCTTCTTTGGGACCAATTGGGCAGAGATCTACAGGAATCG CTTCTGGAAGGAACACCACTTCAAGGCCATTGCCCTGGTGGAGAAGGCCCTGCAGGCTGCGTATGGCCCCAGTGCCCCCAGCATGACCTTGGCCGCCCTCCGGTGGATGTACCACCATTCACAGCTCCAG GGTGCCCACGGGGACGCGGTCATCCTGGGCATGTCCAGCCTGGAGCAGCTGGAACAGAACTTGGTGGCCACTGAAGAAGGGCCCCTAGAGCCAGCCATCGTGCAGGCCTTTGATCAGGCCTGGCACCTGGTTGCCCATGAATGTCCCAGCTACTTCCGCTAG
- the SLC66A1 gene encoding lysosomal amino acid transporter 1 homolog isoform X3, producing the protein MGNMDQALSLWFLLGWIGGDSCNLIGSFLADQLPLQTYTAVYYVLADVLMLSLYFHYKFKKRPSLWSAPINSVLLFILGVACTAPLLSSAGLVAAPREVFRGRTLLSVEPGNKPFTQQEIIGFVIGSVSSMLYLLSRLPQIRTNFLRKSTQGISYSLFALVMLGNTLYGLSVLLKNPEVGQSEGSYVLHHLPWLVGSLGVLLLDTIISIQFLIYRDAATSSERQPLLPS; encoded by the exons ATGGGCAACATGGACCAGGCCCTGTCCCTGTGGTTCCTCCTGGGCTGGATCGGCGGAGACTCCTGCAATCTCATTGGCTCCTTCCTTGCTGACCAGCTGCCCCTGCAG ACCTACACAGCCGTGTATTACGTCTTAGCCGACGTGCTGATGCTGTCGCTGTACTTTCATTACAAGTTTAAGAAACGCCCCTCTCTGT GGTCTGCCCCCATCAATTCTGTGCTGTTGTTCATCTTGGGGGTGGCGTGTACCGCCCCACTGCTGAGCAGCGCTGGCTTGGTGGCTGCCCCCAGGGAGGTCTTCCGGGGGCGGACGCTCTTGTCTGTGGAGCCGGGCAATAAG CCCTTCACGCAGCAGGAAATCATTGGCTTCGTAATCGGCTCCGTGTCCAGCATGCTGTACCTGCTCTCCCGGCTGCCTCAGATCCGCACCAAT TTCCTGCGGAAGTCGACCCAGGGGATCTCCTACTCGCTGTTCGCCTTGGTGATGCTGGGGAACACGCTGTACGGGCTAAGCGTGCTGCTCAAAAACCCTGAAGTGGGCCAGAGCGAGGGCAGCTATGTGCTGCACCACCTGCCCTGGCTCGTGGGCAGCCTGGGCGTCCTGCTGCTCGACACCATC ATCTCCATACAGTTCCTGATATACAGGGATGCCGCCACCTCATCAGAGCGCCAGCCACTCCTCCCCAGCTGA
- the SLC66A1 gene encoding lysosomal amino acid transporter 1 homolog isoform X2, producing MVWRKLGSSNFSSCPNGSSQWIWDVFGECAWDVWDKASVGLGLISILCFAASTLPQYIKACKMGNMDQALSLWFLLGWIGGDSCNLIGSFLADQLPLQTYTAVYYVLADVLMLSLYFHYKFKKRPSLWSAPINSVLLFILGVACTAPLLSSAGLVAAPREVFRGRTLLSVEPGNKPFTQQEIIGFVIGSVSSMLYLLSRLPQIRTNFLRKSTQGISYSLFALVMLGNTLYGLSVLLKNPEVGQSEGSYVLHHLPWLVGSLGVLLLDTIFLIYRDAATSSERQPLLPS from the exons ATGGTCTGGAGGAAGCTGGGCTCCAGCAACTTCTCCAGCTGCCCCAATGGCTCCAGCCAGTGGATATGGGACGTGTTTGGCGAGTGTGCCTGGGATGTCTGGGACAAGGCCAGCGTGGGCCTGGGCTTGATCTCCATTCTCTGCTTTGCTGCGTCCACCCTCCC CCAGTACATCAAGGCCTGCAAGATGGGCAACATGGACCAGGCCCTGTCCCTGTGGTTCCTCCTGGGCTGGATCGGCGGAGACTCCTGCAATCTCATTGGCTCCTTCCTTGCTGACCAGCTGCCCCTGCAG ACCTACACAGCCGTGTATTACGTCTTAGCCGACGTGCTGATGCTGTCGCTGTACTTTCATTACAAGTTTAAGAAACGCCCCTCTCTGT GGTCTGCCCCCATCAATTCTGTGCTGTTGTTCATCTTGGGGGTGGCGTGTACCGCCCCACTGCTGAGCAGCGCTGGCTTGGTGGCTGCCCCCAGGGAGGTCTTCCGGGGGCGGACGCTCTTGTCTGTGGAGCCGGGCAATAAG CCCTTCACGCAGCAGGAAATCATTGGCTTCGTAATCGGCTCCGTGTCCAGCATGCTGTACCTGCTCTCCCGGCTGCCTCAGATCCGCACCAAT TTCCTGCGGAAGTCGACCCAGGGGATCTCCTACTCGCTGTTCGCCTTGGTGATGCTGGGGAACACGCTGTACGGGCTAAGCGTGCTGCTCAAAAACCCTGAAGTGGGCCAGAGCGAGGGCAGCTATGTGCTGCACCACCTGCCCTGGCTCGTGGGCAGCCTGGGCGTCCTGCTGCTCGACACCATC TTCCTGATATACAGGGATGCCGCCACCTCATCAGAGCGCCAGCCACTCCTCCCCAGCTGA
- the SLC66A1 gene encoding lysosomal amino acid transporter 1 homolog isoform X1, whose amino-acid sequence MVWRKLGSSNFSSCPNGSSQWIWDVFGECAWDVWDKASVGLGLISILCFAASTLPQYIKACKMGNMDQALSLWFLLGWIGGDSCNLIGSFLADQLPLQTYTAVYYVLADVLMLSLYFHYKFKKRPSLWSAPINSVLLFILGVACTAPLLSSAGLVAAPREVFRGRTLLSVEPGNKPFTQQEIIGFVIGSVSSMLYLLSRLPQIRTNFLRKSTQGISYSLFALVMLGNTLYGLSVLLKNPEVGQSEGSYVLHHLPWLVGSLGVLLLDTIISIQFLIYRDAATSSERQPLLPS is encoded by the exons ATGGTCTGGAGGAAGCTGGGCTCCAGCAACTTCTCCAGCTGCCCCAATGGCTCCAGCCAGTGGATATGGGACGTGTTTGGCGAGTGTGCCTGGGATGTCTGGGACAAGGCCAGCGTGGGCCTGGGCTTGATCTCCATTCTCTGCTTTGCTGCGTCCACCCTCCC CCAGTACATCAAGGCCTGCAAGATGGGCAACATGGACCAGGCCCTGTCCCTGTGGTTCCTCCTGGGCTGGATCGGCGGAGACTCCTGCAATCTCATTGGCTCCTTCCTTGCTGACCAGCTGCCCCTGCAG ACCTACACAGCCGTGTATTACGTCTTAGCCGACGTGCTGATGCTGTCGCTGTACTTTCATTACAAGTTTAAGAAACGCCCCTCTCTGT GGTCTGCCCCCATCAATTCTGTGCTGTTGTTCATCTTGGGGGTGGCGTGTACCGCCCCACTGCTGAGCAGCGCTGGCTTGGTGGCTGCCCCCAGGGAGGTCTTCCGGGGGCGGACGCTCTTGTCTGTGGAGCCGGGCAATAAG CCCTTCACGCAGCAGGAAATCATTGGCTTCGTAATCGGCTCCGTGTCCAGCATGCTGTACCTGCTCTCCCGGCTGCCTCAGATCCGCACCAAT TTCCTGCGGAAGTCGACCCAGGGGATCTCCTACTCGCTGTTCGCCTTGGTGATGCTGGGGAACACGCTGTACGGGCTAAGCGTGCTGCTCAAAAACCCTGAAGTGGGCCAGAGCGAGGGCAGCTATGTGCTGCACCACCTGCCCTGGCTCGTGGGCAGCCTGGGCGTCCTGCTGCTCGACACCATC ATCTCCATACAGTTCCTGATATACAGGGATGCCGCCACCTCATCAGAGCGCCAGCCACTCCTCCCCAGCTGA